A single genomic interval of Microbulbifer variabilis harbors:
- a CDS encoding aminotransferase class IV, giving the protein MQSLPADESYEDGILETMRCHNRRLPLWPLHRERLARNAGFDELLLKEIDQCIPRLVEQLNQKMAIARLRLGSVGGEWCWDLSLLPLNLTAETELGVRLYPCKTYLPLSKSRNLGSKLLCRNRYNKAKSELPDGERIDGLMLDSEGRVIESLRCNLLARFGNTWITPDLHRCGVRGVMRDWLSSEIQWQERDLEIRDLSGADEVALCNSVRGVLPVVEIIGHQRWPIGAGVRGLQHLIMETLW; this is encoded by the coding sequence GTGCAGAGCTTGCCTGCTGATGAGAGTTACGAAGATGGAATCCTCGAAACCATGCGCTGTCACAACAGAAGGTTGCCGCTGTGGCCGCTACACCGAGAGCGCCTGGCCCGGAATGCTGGTTTTGATGAGCTGCTTCTTAAAGAGATTGATCAGTGCATACCCCGGTTGGTTGAGCAGCTTAACCAGAAAATGGCGATCGCCCGATTGCGGCTGGGTTCGGTTGGTGGTGAGTGGTGCTGGGATCTGTCCTTGTTGCCGCTAAATTTGACTGCCGAGACTGAACTTGGAGTTCGGCTTTACCCCTGTAAGACCTATCTACCGCTTTCAAAAAGTAGGAACTTAGGCAGCAAACTTCTATGTCGCAATCGATATAATAAGGCGAAATCTGAGCTTCCTGACGGGGAGCGTATCGATGGCCTGATGTTAGATAGTGAGGGCAGGGTTATCGAGAGCTTGCGTTGTAATTTACTGGCTCGCTTTGGTAATACCTGGATAACGCCTGATTTGCATCGCTGTGGTGTCCGGGGCGTCATGCGGGACTGGTTATCCAGTGAGATTCAGTGGCAGGAGCGAGATTTAGAAATTCGGGATCTGAGCGGGGCTGATGAAGTAGCATTGTGTAACAGCGTGCGCGGGGTATTGCCGGTTGTCGAGATTATCGGTCATCAACGTTGGCCGATCGGGGCTGGTGTTCGAGGGTTGCAGCATTTGATCATGGAAACATTGTGGTAA
- the fabF gene encoding beta-ketoacyl-ACP synthase II, whose amino-acid sequence MSHRRVVVTGMGAVSPLGNTVEETWSGILKGVSGAAPIESFDVSAFSTRFAAMVKDFDPTPYVAAKDARKMDTFLQYGLVAGNQAMEDSGLEINEENASRMGTCIGSGMGGILAIEDNALLIADKGPRRVSPFFVPGAIINMVAGNLSIKFGLRGPNLAVTTACTTGTHALGLGMRTIQYGDADVMVCGGAEMVTTPVGLGGFCAARALSTRNDDPKTASRPWDKSRDGFVLGEGAAVLVLEEYEHAKARGAKIYAELAGFGMSGDAHHMTSPPEDGAGAALSMQNALNDAGMNAADIQYINAHGTSTPLGDTAEIQAVREVFADSLEELAVSSTKSMTGHLLGAAGALEAVFSVLALRDQMAPPTINLYDPDEACENINLVPQEAQPRVINSVLSNSFGFGGTNGSLIFKRT is encoded by the coding sequence GTGTCGCACAGAAGAGTTGTTGTAACCGGAATGGGCGCAGTGAGCCCGCTGGGTAACACCGTAGAGGAGACTTGGTCTGGCATCCTAAAGGGCGTCAGTGGAGCTGCTCCAATAGAGTCATTTGATGTTTCGGCGTTCTCAACCCGCTTCGCCGCTATGGTGAAAGATTTTGATCCGACTCCTTATGTAGCCGCAAAAGATGCGCGCAAGATGGACACTTTCTTGCAATATGGCCTGGTTGCGGGTAACCAGGCGATGGAAGATAGCGGTCTGGAAATTAATGAAGAGAATGCTTCGCGTATGGGGACCTGTATCGGTTCCGGTATGGGAGGCATTTTGGCTATTGAAGATAATGCCCTGTTAATTGCCGACAAGGGCCCTCGACGAGTGTCACCATTTTTTGTGCCGGGTGCCATCATCAATATGGTCGCTGGCAATTTGTCGATAAAATTTGGTCTTCGAGGTCCAAATCTCGCCGTCACAACAGCCTGTACTACTGGCACTCATGCTCTGGGATTGGGTATGCGGACCATTCAGTATGGCGATGCGGATGTTATGGTGTGTGGCGGGGCCGAAATGGTCACTACGCCTGTTGGGCTCGGTGGTTTCTGTGCGGCCAGAGCGCTCTCTACGCGCAATGATGACCCCAAGACGGCCAGCCGCCCCTGGGATAAAAGTCGAGATGGTTTTGTGCTGGGAGAGGGAGCCGCGGTACTTGTCCTGGAGGAGTACGAGCACGCGAAAGCCCGCGGCGCAAAGATTTACGCAGAGCTTGCAGGCTTTGGTATGAGTGGCGATGCCCATCACATGACTTCGCCTCCAGAAGATGGTGCTGGAGCTGCGCTCTCCATGCAGAATGCACTTAATGACGCCGGTATGAATGCTGCTGATATCCAGTATATCAATGCTCATGGCACCTCTACGCCATTGGGAGATACGGCTGAAATTCAGGCTGTTCGTGAGGTTTTTGCAGATTCTTTAGAAGAGCTGGCGGTAAGTTCTACAAAGTCTATGACTGGCCACCTTCTCGGTGCTGCAGGGGCTCTTGAAGCAGTTTTCTCTGTCCTCGCTCTGCGCGATCAAATGGCGCCGCCAACAATCAATTTGTATGACCCAGACGAGGCTTGTGAAAATATCAATCTAGTGCCTCAGGAGGCCCAGCCTAGAGTAATTAATTCGGTACTATCTAACTCTTTTGGGTTTGGTGGCACCAATGGTTCATTAATCTTCAAGCGAACCTGA
- the acpP gene encoding acyl carrier protein gives MSSIEERVKKIVAEQLGVKEEDVKPEASFVEDLGADSLDTVELVMALEEEFETEIPDEEAEKITTVQLAIDYIKDNLG, from the coding sequence ATGAGCAGCATTGAAGAGCGCGTTAAAAAGATCGTTGCTGAACAACTGGGCGTGAAGGAAGAAGACGTTAAGCCTGAAGCCTCTTTTGTTGAAGATCTGGGCGCGGACTCACTCGACACAGTTGAGCTGGTAATGGCTTTGGAAGAGGAATTCGAAACCGAAATCCCCGATGAAGAAGCTGAGAAAATCACAACTGTTCAGCTGGCAATTGATTACATCAAGGACAACCTTGGTTAA
- the fabG gene encoding 3-oxoacyl-ACP reductase FabG, with product MSLKTSLEGKVALVTGASRGIGAAIADMLGSQGAVVIGTATSAGGAEKISARFAEQGFNGAGMVLDVTSAESIAGLLEVVKNDFAAPTILVNNAGITKDNLLMRMKDDEWDSVIETNLSAVYRMTKACLRDMTRARWGRIINISSVVGSMGNAGQSNYAATKAGVAGFARSLAAEIGSRGITVNTVAPGFIDTDMTKVLPEAQREALLGKIPLGRLGQPEEIASVVAFLASDAGAYVTGETIHVNGGMYMA from the coding sequence ATGAGTCTGAAGACCTCCCTTGAGGGCAAAGTTGCCCTGGTCACTGGTGCCAGTCGCGGCATAGGTGCAGCAATTGCGGATATGTTGGGCAGCCAAGGCGCAGTGGTCATCGGTACTGCCACTAGTGCTGGTGGTGCCGAAAAAATTAGTGCGCGTTTCGCCGAGCAGGGCTTCAATGGCGCAGGTATGGTACTTGATGTCACCAGTGCGGAAAGTATCGCTGGGCTGCTAGAAGTAGTGAAAAATGATTTTGCGGCGCCGACCATTTTGGTTAATAACGCGGGAATCACAAAAGACAATTTGCTCATGCGCATGAAAGATGATGAGTGGGACTCGGTGATCGAGACAAACTTATCCGCTGTCTACCGTATGACAAAAGCCTGCCTCAGAGATATGACTCGGGCGCGCTGGGGGCGTATCATCAATATCAGCTCCGTGGTGGGTAGCATGGGCAACGCGGGTCAGAGCAATTACGCGGCCACCAAGGCTGGAGTAGCAGGTTTTGCTCGGTCCCTGGCTGCAGAGATCGGCTCTCGCGGCATTACTGTGAATACTGTCGCCCCGGGTTTTATTGATACCGATATGACCAAAGTGCTGCCTGAGGCGCAGCGCGAGGCGCTTCTTGGTAAGATCCCTCTGGGTCGTTTGGGGCAGCCCGAAGAGATTGCCTCTGTTGTAGCCTTCCTGGCGAGTGATGCCGGAGCTTATGTCACGGGGGAGACGATACATGTCAATGGCGGCATGTATATGGCCTGA
- the fabD gene encoding ACP S-malonyltransferase has product MTNAALAFVFPGQGSQKIGMLSEIAQEAPEIQSTFAEASEVLGYDLWDLCQNGEQEAINLTQRTQPLLLASSVALYRHWRARGGAVPARMAGHSLGEWSALVCSGVLAFKDAVHLVRERGRLMQEAVPVGTGAMAAVIGLDDDVVGELCAKAAQGEVVAAVNYNSPGQIVIAGNSAAVERAIDACKAAGAKRAMPLPVSAPFHTELMRPAAEKLAPQIEAAEFSAPQIPVVHNVHAETESDPAKIKALMIEQIYSPVRWTACAQKLINDGASQLVECGPGKVLAGLIKRIDRSAVCHGIDTPSSFNEALRSTAA; this is encoded by the coding sequence ATGACCAATGCCGCGCTTGCATTCGTCTTTCCGGGGCAGGGATCTCAAAAGATCGGCATGCTCTCCGAAATTGCTCAGGAGGCCCCTGAAATCCAATCCACCTTTGCTGAAGCCTCAGAAGTTCTGGGATATGACCTCTGGGATCTCTGTCAAAATGGTGAGCAGGAAGCAATCAATCTTACCCAGCGTACACAACCTCTTCTTTTAGCCTCCAGTGTTGCTCTCTATCGCCATTGGCGTGCTCGTGGTGGTGCGGTGCCTGCTCGCATGGCAGGGCATAGTCTTGGGGAGTGGTCGGCATTGGTGTGTTCCGGTGTCCTGGCTTTTAAAGATGCTGTCCACCTGGTTCGTGAACGTGGCCGCCTGATGCAGGAAGCTGTACCCGTGGGTACAGGAGCTATGGCCGCAGTGATTGGGCTTGATGATGATGTGGTGGGAGAGCTCTGTGCTAAAGCCGCTCAAGGTGAAGTGGTGGCTGCGGTGAACTACAACTCTCCGGGCCAGATCGTAATTGCAGGCAATAGTGCTGCTGTGGAAAGGGCGATAGATGCCTGTAAGGCGGCCGGTGCAAAGCGTGCCATGCCTTTGCCGGTGAGTGCGCCATTTCATACTGAGTTAATGCGTCCGGCAGCGGAGAAGCTTGCCCCTCAGATCGAGGCGGCGGAATTCAGTGCCCCGCAAATCCCTGTTGTACACAACGTGCATGCCGAAACTGAATCTGATCCTGCGAAGATCAAGGCTTTGATGATTGAGCAGATATATAGTCCGGTTCGCTGGACTGCCTGTGCGCAAAAGCTGATAAACGATGGTGCTTCCCAGCTGGTCGAGTGTGGTCCGGGTAAGGTGCTGGCTGGTCTCATCAAGCGTATTGATCGCAGTGCCGTTTGTCACGGTATAGACACTCCCAGCAGCTTTAATGAAGCACTGAGATCTACAGCCGCCTGA
- the plsX gene encoding phosphate acyltransferase PlsX yields the protein MSSQLRLAVDAMGGDLGPRSVVPACIRFLQNFPEAQLKLFGPRAQLEALLLEQRHAQIPDRLEIIPCEQVVTQECNPLQAVRHKRNSTMAQALKAVAEGSAQAMVTSGNTGALLALSRSVLGNIEGVRKPALGKSVPSGHGSCYLLDLGANVGCSAEDLLQFARMGIEAQHLHTGVPRADIEVALLNIGAEAHKGTAEIRRAAELLDGDPQVNYVGFVEGHDIFTGAVDVVVCDGLMGNVAMKSAEGVIRLMGQKAFTIEKKGCFKRFFGQLAIKLLRKWRTQVEPARYNGASFVGVKGNVIKSHGGASSEAFYRAMVTAKECADADLAARVGAALVQAGERNSKEMG from the coding sequence TTGTCCAGCCAATTGCGATTGGCCGTGGATGCAATGGGCGGGGACTTAGGTCCCCGCTCTGTCGTTCCGGCCTGTATTAGATTTCTTCAAAATTTCCCTGAAGCGCAGTTGAAACTTTTCGGCCCGCGCGCGCAATTAGAAGCTCTGCTCCTCGAGCAGCGCCACGCTCAAATTCCCGATCGCCTTGAAATCATCCCTTGTGAGCAGGTTGTTACCCAAGAGTGCAACCCTTTGCAGGCGGTTCGCCATAAGCGCAACTCCACTATGGCCCAAGCTCTAAAAGCTGTGGCGGAAGGTAGTGCCCAGGCAATGGTTACCTCTGGAAATACCGGCGCCCTTTTGGCCTTAAGTCGCAGTGTTCTGGGTAATATTGAGGGCGTTCGCAAGCCGGCACTGGGCAAGTCTGTACCCTCAGGGCACGGTTCCTGCTACCTTTTGGATCTCGGCGCAAATGTGGGGTGCAGCGCGGAAGATCTACTGCAGTTTGCGCGTATGGGTATTGAGGCTCAGCATCTCCACACTGGCGTTCCGCGTGCGGACATTGAGGTTGCACTGCTGAATATTGGTGCCGAGGCGCACAAAGGTACTGCTGAAATACGCAGGGCGGCCGAGCTCCTCGATGGGGATCCACAGGTTAACTATGTGGGTTTTGTGGAGGGGCACGACATCTTTACCGGGGCTGTCGATGTAGTTGTGTGCGACGGTTTGATGGGAAATGTTGCCATGAAATCCGCCGAAGGCGTGATTAGACTGATGGGTCAAAAAGCGTTCACCATTGAGAAAAAGGGGTGTTTCAAACGTTTTTTTGGCCAATTAGCCATAAAGCTGTTGCGAAAATGGCGCACACAGGTGGAACCCGCTCGCTATAATGGCGCCAGCTTTGTAGGGGTGAAGGGCAACGTGATTAAAAGTCACGGGGGTGCCAGCAGCGAAGCTTTTTACCGGGCTATGGTGACGGCAAAAGAATGTGCCGATGCCGATTTGGCTGCCAGAGTTGGCGCGGCCTTGGTACAAGCTGGCGAGCGAAACTCAAAGGAAATGGGGTAG
- the rpmF gene encoding 50S ribosomal protein L32, producing MAVQQNKKTRSRRGMRRSHDALGAGATLSVDPTTGEKHRRHHVTKDGFYRGRKVIDIGGGSEEE from the coding sequence ATGGCTGTTCAACAAAACAAGAAGACTCGTTCCCGTCGCGGTATGCGCCGTTCACACGACGCGCTAGGCGCCGGTGCAACTCTCTCCGTAGACCCGACTACTGGTGAAAAGCACCGTCGCCACCACGTGACCAAAGATGGTTTCTACCGTGGTCGCAAGGTGATCGACATCGGCGGCGGCTCCGAAGAAGAGTAA
- a CDS encoding YceD family protein, translating to MSIAPSKSVLPKSVDARKLVQREQYLEGILPLESLQRLREAVESVKGEVEAEIQFGRDLQNHLTVSGKVHCTVDLLCQRCLHPVGEQLEAQFCWGIVWSEEQGKALPKDLDPVIQDGDELDLHQILEDEILLNLPMVAYHDEECVSKETFHIGEKASEAGEQRENPFKVLEQLKGSSGKS from the coding sequence ATGTCGATAGCCCCCTCTAAATCAGTATTGCCTAAGAGCGTTGACGCTCGGAAATTGGTGCAGCGCGAGCAGTATCTGGAAGGTATTTTGCCTCTGGAGTCACTGCAGCGACTACGTGAAGCCGTTGAGTCTGTGAAAGGGGAGGTCGAGGCTGAAATCCAATTTGGCCGCGACCTGCAAAATCACCTCACTGTTAGCGGTAAGGTGCACTGCACGGTGGATTTGTTATGCCAGCGTTGCCTGCATCCTGTAGGCGAGCAACTCGAGGCGCAGTTTTGCTGGGGTATCGTTTGGTCTGAAGAGCAGGGCAAGGCTCTTCCCAAAGACTTGGATCCGGTGATTCAGGATGGCGATGAGCTGGACTTGCACCAGATCCTCGAAGATGAAATTTTGCTCAATCTGCCGATGGTGGCTTATCACGATGAGGAGTGTGTCTCCAAGGAGACTTTCCATATTGGTGAGAAGGCATCTGAAGCGGGTGAGCAACGGGAAAACCCCTTTAAAGTGCTGGAGCAGTTGAAGGGTTCTTCGGGAAAATCCTAG
- a CDS encoding Maf family protein has protein sequence MASTLILASSSPYRRALLKQLHLPFQTASPHINEDAKPGEAAGALALRLAQEKSRALMRDNPQSLIIGSDQVAECRGQILGKPGNRDKAIAQLQACSGNKVTFHTGLSLLESASNRQVSTVETFTVYFRPLSLPQIEKYIELEEPYDCAGSFKVEGLGIALFEKLDGTDINTLIGLPLIRLVDLLGEFGIDPLKSTAKS, from the coding sequence ATGGCCTCCACACTGATACTAGCTTCCAGCTCCCCCTACCGCAGGGCGCTACTGAAGCAACTCCACCTCCCCTTTCAGACCGCATCTCCCCATATAAATGAAGATGCCAAGCCAGGGGAGGCCGCTGGCGCCCTTGCCTTAAGGCTCGCACAGGAAAAATCTCGCGCTTTAATGCGAGACAACCCCCAATCCCTGATCATCGGCTCCGACCAGGTTGCAGAATGCCGGGGACAAATTCTGGGCAAGCCCGGTAACCGCGACAAAGCCATTGCTCAATTACAGGCCTGCTCCGGCAACAAAGTTACCTTCCATACAGGGCTGTCTTTGCTGGAAAGCGCAAGCAACCGCCAAGTGAGCACCGTGGAAACCTTTACAGTGTATTTCCGTCCACTCAGCCTTCCGCAAATTGAAAAATATATTGAGCTGGAAGAGCCCTACGATTGTGCAGGCTCATTTAAAGTGGAGGGCCTCGGTATAGCATTATTTGAAAAGCTCGACGGCACCGACATCAACACTCTTATAGGTTTACCCCTAATTCGCCTGGTAGATCTGCTCGGCGAATTTGGTATAGATCCACTGAAATCAACTGCTAAGAGCTAA
- a CDS encoding HAD-IA family hydrolase — protein sequence MLVILDWDGTVCNSEARIVGCMLRAAARVGLPALSPGAVSNIIGLGLPEAVATLFPEAVDKDRQALKQFYSEEWMAARVEPLPLFDGVLDTLDALLCQGHQLAVATGKSRRGLSREFEEHGMEHLFIASRCADETASKPDPLMLSELLAEVDCGVDDAVMVGDTTYDLAMAAAIGMPAVGVSYGAHCPSRLRECNPQAIIDEFSGLLGWPPLSS from the coding sequence ATGCTGGTTATTCTCGATTGGGATGGCACTGTTTGTAATTCCGAGGCGCGGATTGTTGGCTGCATGTTGCGCGCGGCGGCGCGAGTTGGTTTGCCGGCACTTTCTCCTGGAGCGGTGAGCAATATTATTGGGTTGGGTTTGCCGGAGGCGGTGGCCACTCTTTTTCCTGAGGCTGTTGATAAAGATCGGCAAGCCTTGAAGCAATTCTATTCAGAGGAGTGGATGGCGGCGCGAGTGGAACCCCTACCTTTATTTGATGGGGTTTTAGATACTTTGGATGCGTTGCTTTGCCAGGGGCATCAGTTGGCGGTCGCCACGGGGAAGAGTCGTCGAGGCCTCAGTCGGGAGTTTGAAGAGCATGGCATGGAGCACTTATTTATAGCGAGCCGCTGTGCAGATGAAACTGCTTCCAAGCCAGACCCATTGATGCTGAGTGAACTGCTAGCTGAAGTTGATTGCGGTGTTGATGATGCGGTGATGGTTGGTGACACCACTTATGACTTGGCAATGGCGGCAGCGATTGGTATGCCCGCCGTGGGGGTTAGCTATGGCGCTCATTGCCCAAGTCGCCTGCGGGAGTGTAATCCCCAGGCGATTATCGATGAGTTTTCCGGGTTGCTGGGTTGGCCGCCGCTTAGCTCTTAG
- the rluC gene encoding 23S rRNA pseudouridine(955/2504/2580) synthase RluC produces the protein MRSTPPLKTAAADTPSDTWNPSGGVQFLTVPEELAGQRIDNFLQARLKGVPRSRVYRILRKGEVRVNKGRVKAEYKLAAGDMVRVPPIRAAEQAPAPHAGEQLRQLVHDSILYDDKGLLVINKPAGLAVHGGSGVRLGLIEVLRQMYPQSPFIELVHRLDRDTSGAIMVARKRNVLQHVQAELRGGRIGKSYLALAVGKWPRGRRVVEAPLRKNTLKSGERMVSVHQDGKASETRFQVLERFKAATLLGAEPVTGRTHQIRVHAQFVGCPLAGDSKYTGGEDNRAFRERGLKRLFLHSASVRCTLPDGTDVHVEAPLPTEMQALLKKLRDE, from the coding sequence ATGCGAAGTACACCTCCCCTGAAAACGGCTGCGGCCGACACTCCCTCTGATACCTGGAACCCCTCTGGCGGCGTGCAGTTTTTGACTGTGCCTGAAGAGCTGGCTGGGCAGAGGATTGACAATTTCCTTCAGGCACGCCTAAAAGGTGTGCCCCGTTCACGCGTTTACCGAATCCTGCGCAAGGGTGAGGTAAGGGTAAATAAAGGACGGGTAAAGGCAGAATACAAGCTCGCGGCGGGCGATATGGTGCGTGTGCCGCCAATTCGTGCGGCAGAGCAGGCTCCTGCCCCCCATGCTGGAGAGCAGCTGCGCCAGTTGGTGCACGACTCCATACTTTATGATGATAAGGGCCTACTTGTGATCAATAAGCCTGCCGGCCTTGCCGTTCATGGCGGTAGTGGCGTCCGGCTTGGCTTGATTGAAGTGCTCCGGCAGATGTATCCGCAGAGCCCATTTATTGAGCTTGTGCATCGCCTCGACCGGGATACTAGCGGTGCGATCATGGTGGCGCGCAAGCGTAATGTTTTACAGCATGTGCAGGCGGAACTGAGGGGCGGACGGATTGGGAAGTCTTATCTGGCGCTGGCGGTAGGTAAATGGCCTCGAGGTAGGAGGGTTGTTGAAGCCCCGTTGCGTAAAAATACCCTCAAGAGTGGTGAGCGGATGGTCTCGGTGCATCAGGATGGAAAGGCTTCCGAGACGCGCTTCCAGGTGTTGGAGCGTTTTAAGGCGGCAACACTGTTGGGCGCAGAGCCGGTAACCGGGCGCACCCACCAGATTCGCGTGCACGCCCAGTTTGTTGGTTGTCCCCTGGCGGGTGATAGTAAGTACACCGGTGGTGAGGATAACCGTGCGTTTCGTGAGCGAGGCCTTAAGCGTCTTTTCCTGCACTCGGCTTCTGTGCGCTGCACGCTTCCAGACGGCACCGATGTGCATGTTGAAGCGCCGCTACCCACTGAAATGCAAGCGCTATTAAAGAAGTTGCGAGACGAGTAA